The Panicum hallii strain FIL2 chromosome 9, PHallii_v3.1, whole genome shotgun sequence genome has a window encoding:
- the LOC112876412 gene encoding metalloendoproteinase 1-MMP-like produces the protein MLPCRACLVSVVLLLLLRRPLPVSCLHVAADAPLTATDHRQDGPAWRSFQQLLDARRGSRVAGLAELKRYLARFGYMHGAEHEPTDAFDAHMEAAVRRYQSTLSLPVTGQLDSTTLDRIMAPRCGVGDNGHGVTPVSLTAAGTGSQAAAGAVSRFTFFKGEPRWTQPDPLVLTYAISPTATVDYLPAETVRAVFRRAFARWARVIPVVFVETDDYYEANIRVGFYVGSHGDGIPFDGPLGVLGHAFSPRNGRLHLDAAERWAVDMDTETAHSAIDLESVATHEIGHVLGLGHSSSPKAVMYPSLSPRQKKAALTVDDIEGVQWLYGPNPGFSLSSLYQQDSSMATGRSNWLAGSASIVCAVLIILVTQL, from the coding sequence ATGCTGCCATGTCGCGCGTGCCTCGTATCGGTggtgctgctgctcctgctgCGTCGCCCCCTCCCCGTCTCCTGCCTCCACGTggccgccgacgcgcccctgaCGGCGACGGACCACCGGCAGGACGGCCCGGCGTGGCGCTCGTTCCAGCAGCTGCTCGACGCGCGCCGGGGCAGCCGCGTCGCGGGCCTGGCGGAGCTCAAGCGCTACCTGGCGAGGTTCGGCTACATGCACGGGGCGGAGCACGAGCCGACGGACGCGTTTGACGCGCACATGGAGGCTGCCGTCCGGCGGTACCAGTCCACGCTGAGCCTGCCGGTCACGGGGCAGCTCGACTCCACCACGCTCGACCGAATCATGGCCCCGCGCTGCGGCGTCGGCGACAACGGCCACGGCGTCACGCCCGTGTCCCTGACGGCCGCGGGGACGGGGAgccaggccgccgccggcgcggtcAGCCGGTTCACGTTCTTCAAGGGCGAGCCGCGGTGGACGCAACCGGACCCGCTCGTGCTCACGTACGCCATCTCGCCGACGGCCACCGTCGACTACCTGCCTGCCGAGACCGTGCGCGCCGTGTTCCGGCGCGCGTTCGCGCGGTGGGCGCGGGTCATCCCTGTGGTTTTCGTCGAGACCGACGACTACTACGAGGCCAACATCAGGGTGGGATTCTATGTGGGCAGCCACGGCGACGGGATCCCCTTCGACGGGCCGCTAGGCGTGCTCGGCCACGCCTTCTCCCCCAGGAACGGGCGGCTCCACCTCGACGCGGCAGAGCGGTGGGCGGTTGACATGGACACGGAAACGGCGCACTCGGCTATCGACTTGGAGTCCGTGGCCACGCACGAGATCGGGCACGTCCTCGGGCTGGGGCACTCCTCGTCGCCCAAGGCGGTCATGTACCCGAGCCTCAGCCCGCGGCAGAAAAAGGCGGCGCTCACCGTCGACGACATCGAAGGCGTCCAGTGGCTGTATGGACCAAACCCGGGGTTCAGTCTCAGTTCACtgtaccagcaggactcatccATGGCGACGGGGAGGAGCAACTGGCTTGCAGGGTCAGCTAGTATAGTTTGTGCAGTCCTGATCATACTAGTGACGCAATTGTAG